In Platichthys flesus chromosome 20, fPlaFle2.1, whole genome shotgun sequence, a single genomic region encodes these proteins:
- the LOC133976013 gene encoding ORM1-like protein 3 isoform X1, producing the protein MTRGRCRVVGLEHGAPADVWPRTVTEKCRLLIGCKVSLNAAGTMNVGTAHSEVNPNTRVMNSRGMWLSYILGIGLLHIILLSIPFASVPVVWTLTNLIHNVCMYLLLHTVKGTPFETPDQGKARLLTHWEQMDYGVQFTASRKFLTITPIVLYILTSFYTKYDRVHFVVNTVSLLTVLIPKLPQLHGVRIFGINKY; encoded by the exons ATGACGCGTGGACGGTGCCGTGTGGTGGGGCTCGAACACGGAGCACCAGCGGATGTGTGGCCCCGGACCGTGACG GAAAAATGCcggctcctgattggctgtAAGGTGTCCCTTAACGCCGCCGGCACCATGAACGTGGGCACGGCGCACAGCGAGGTGAACCCCAACACCCGGGTGATGAACAGCAGGGGCATGTGGCTGTCCTACATCCTGGGCATCGGCCtcctgcacatcatcctgctcagCATCCCCTTCGCCAGCGTGCCCGTGGTCTGGACCCTCACCAACCTCATCCACAATGTG TGCATGTACCTGCTCCTGCACACGGTCAAGGGGACGCCCTTCGAGACCCCCGACCAGGGCAAGGCGCGCCTCCTCACCCACTGGGAGCAGATGGACTACGGCGTCCAGTTTACTGCGTCGCGCAAGTTCCTCACCATCACACCCATTGTGCT GTATATTCTCACCAGCTTCTACACCAAATACGACCGGGTCCATTTTGTGGTCAACACTGTCTCCCTGCTCACGGTGCTCATCCCCAAGCTGCCGCAGCTCCACGGCGTGAGGATCTTTGGGATTAATAAGTACTGA
- the LOC133976013 gene encoding ORM1-like protein 3 isoform X2 has protein sequence MNVGTAHSEVNPNTRVMNSRGMWLSYILGIGLLHIILLSIPFASVPVVWTLTNLIHNVCMYLLLHTVKGTPFETPDQGKARLLTHWEQMDYGVQFTASRKFLTITPIVLYILTSFYTKYDRVHFVVNTVSLLTVLIPKLPQLHGVRIFGINKY, from the exons ATGAACGTGGGCACGGCGCACAGCGAGGTGAACCCCAACACCCGGGTGATGAACAGCAGGGGCATGTGGCTGTCCTACATCCTGGGCATCGGCCtcctgcacatcatcctgctcagCATCCCCTTCGCCAGCGTGCCCGTGGTCTGGACCCTCACCAACCTCATCCACAATGTG TGCATGTACCTGCTCCTGCACACGGTCAAGGGGACGCCCTTCGAGACCCCCGACCAGGGCAAGGCGCGCCTCCTCACCCACTGGGAGCAGATGGACTACGGCGTCCAGTTTACTGCGTCGCGCAAGTTCCTCACCATCACACCCATTGTGCT GTATATTCTCACCAGCTTCTACACCAAATACGACCGGGTCCATTTTGTGGTCAACACTGTCTCCCTGCTCACGGTGCTCATCCCCAAGCTGCCGCAGCTCCACGGCGTGAGGATCTTTGGGATTAATAAGTACTGA
- the LOC133976011 gene encoding ORM1-like protein 3: MNVGTAHSEVNPNTRVMNSRGMWLSYILGIGLLHIILLSIPFASVPVVWTLTNLIHNVCMYLLLHTVKGTPFETPDQGKARLLTHWEQMDYGVQFTASRKFLTITPIVLYILTSFYTKYDRVHFVVNTVSLLTVLIPKLPQLHGVRIFGINKY, translated from the exons ATGAACGTGGGCACGGCGCACAGCGAGGTGAACCCCAACACCCGGGTGATGAACAGCAGGGGCATGTGGCTGTCCTACATCCTGGGCATCGGCCtcctgcacatcatcctgctcagCATCCCCTTCGCCAGCGTGCCCGTGGTCTGGACCCTCACCAACCTCATCCACAATGTG TGCATGTACCTGCTCCTGCACACGGTCAAGGGGACGCCCTTCGAGACCCCCGACCAGGGCAAGGCGCGCCTCCTCACGCACTGGGAGCAGATGGACTACGGTGTCCAGTTTACCGCGTCGCGCAAGTTCCTCACCATCACACCCATTGTGCT GTATATTCTCACCAGCTTCTACACCAAATACGACCGGGTCCATTTTGTGGTCAACACTGTCTCCCTGCTCACGGTGCTCATCCCCAAGCTGCCGCAGCTCCACGGCGTGAGGATCTTTGGGATTAATAAGTACTGA